A genomic segment from Barrientosiimonas humi encodes:
- a CDS encoding aspartate/glutamate racemase family protein, whose amino-acid sequence MSDNDIRVTAEQGWSAPVVGILGGLGPLAGATFLRVLTLLTPAESDQEQLDAVLLSHSTTPDRTARLTDPAAPDPAPVLLADALRLQGIGAELIAVPCNSAHPFLRAVAGQVAVPMIDIVETTATVAVEQAAARAEGRTPRVGILATTGTRAAGIYADAVRALGGEPVDTSDDEQREVMRIIYDQVKAGLPTDLGALLALVDAMVAKGSDVVVLGCTELSVAYDEHNLARDPRLVDSVDSLARETLRRAGRTPKNPVVPGE is encoded by the coding sequence ATGAGCGACAACGACATCCGCGTCACTGCCGAGCAGGGTTGGTCCGCCCCGGTCGTCGGCATCTTGGGCGGTCTCGGGCCGCTGGCGGGCGCGACGTTCCTGCGGGTGCTGACGCTGCTCACCCCGGCCGAGTCCGACCAGGAGCAGCTGGACGCGGTGCTGCTCAGCCACTCGACCACGCCCGACCGCACCGCCCGGCTCACCGACCCGGCTGCGCCCGATCCCGCCCCGGTCCTGCTCGCCGACGCGCTGCGGCTGCAGGGCATCGGCGCCGAGCTGATCGCGGTTCCCTGCAACTCCGCGCACCCGTTCCTACGCGCCGTCGCGGGCCAGGTTGCGGTGCCGATGATCGACATCGTCGAGACCACCGCGACCGTCGCGGTCGAGCAGGCCGCGGCCCGTGCCGAGGGCCGCACCCCGCGCGTCGGGATCCTCGCGACGACCGGCACCCGCGCCGCCGGCATCTACGCCGACGCGGTGCGCGCGCTCGGCGGCGAGCCGGTCGACACCAGCGACGACGAGCAGCGCGAGGTCATGCGGATCATCTACGACCAGGTCAAGGCGGGCCTGCCGACCGACCTCGGCGCGCTGCTCGCGCTGGTCGACGCGATGGTCGCCAAGGGCAGCGACGTCGTCGTGCTGGGCTGCACCGAGCTGTCGGTGGCGTACGACGAGCACAACCTGGCACGTGATCCTCGTCTCGTCGACTCGGTCGACTCGCTGGCGCGCGAGACGCTGCGCCGCGCCGGGCGCACGCCCAAGAACCCCGTCGTTCCGGGGGAGTAG
- a CDS encoding carboxylate--amine ligase, protein MSVTTVPDDQRFVPVLLGADASTYSLARSFHEEYAAISVAVSRLGAGPVANSRIIEVSRLADFDDDDALVAHLQGLEERFGDRPLLLLTSTDYLVRRIVTLRDRLEPRLTIPYPDLALIDRLTDKAQFAELCSELGIAHPETVVYDVARHEQLKDDPQLRDQLARLSFPIIAKTGNSATYERYDFPGKQKVHTAGSREELMDLMQRVHDSGYPGTFILQDMIPGLDDGMRILTCYCDRAGKVRMGAFGHVLLEEHLPETLGVPAAIITGQDRAVLDEAVRLLEHVGWRGYANFDLKYDPRDGRTKFFELNPRLGRSNFYVNAGGVNTARYYVEQYVDGSDLSDEPPLVESAKEELYTSLPVPLVMRYLPGDLRKKVLSLVARGKVTNPMMYARDPHPKRWAYVGAYGANQVRKYFRVYPPPKREKA, encoded by the coding sequence GTGAGTGTCACGACCGTTCCGGACGACCAACGATTCGTGCCCGTGCTGCTGGGGGCCGACGCCTCGACCTACAGCCTCGCGCGCAGCTTCCACGAGGAGTACGCCGCGATCTCGGTCGCCGTCTCCCGGCTCGGCGCCGGCCCGGTCGCCAACAGCCGCATCATCGAGGTCTCCCGGCTGGCCGACTTCGACGACGACGACGCCCTGGTCGCCCACCTGCAGGGCCTGGAGGAGCGGTTCGGCGACCGACCGCTGCTGCTGCTCACCAGCACCGACTACCTCGTGCGCCGCATCGTCACGCTGCGCGACCGGCTCGAGCCGCGCCTGACGATCCCCTACCCCGACCTCGCGCTGATCGACCGGCTCACCGACAAGGCCCAGTTCGCCGAGCTGTGCAGCGAGCTCGGCATCGCCCACCCCGAGACGGTGGTCTACGACGTCGCCCGCCACGAGCAGCTCAAGGACGACCCGCAGCTGCGCGACCAGCTGGCCCGGCTGAGCTTCCCGATCATCGCCAAGACCGGCAACTCGGCGACGTACGAGCGCTACGACTTTCCCGGCAAGCAGAAGGTGCACACGGCGGGCTCCCGCGAGGAGCTGATGGACCTGATGCAGCGCGTCCACGACAGCGGCTACCCCGGCACCTTCATCCTGCAGGACATGATCCCCGGCCTGGACGACGGCATGCGGATCCTCACCTGCTACTGCGACCGCGCCGGCAAGGTGCGCATGGGCGCCTTCGGCCACGTGCTGCTCGAGGAGCACCTGCCGGAGACCCTCGGCGTCCCCGCCGCCATCATCACCGGTCAGGACCGCGCGGTCCTCGACGAGGCCGTGCGCCTGCTGGAGCACGTCGGCTGGCGCGGCTATGCCAACTTCGACCTGAAGTACGACCCTCGCGACGGGCGTACCAAGTTCTTCGAGCTCAACCCGCGGCTCGGCCGCTCCAACTTCTACGTCAACGCCGGCGGCGTGAACACCGCGCGCTACTACGTCGAGCAGTACGTCGACGGCAGCGACCTCTCCGACGAGCCGCCGCTCGTGGAGTCGGCGAAGGAGGAGCTCTACACCTCGCTGCCGGTGCCGCTGGTCATGCGCTACCTGCCCGGCGACCTGCGCAAGAAGGTGCTCTCGCTCGTCGCGCGCGGCAAGGTCACCAACCCGATGATGTACGCCCGCGACCCCCACCCCAAGCGCTGGGCCTACGTCGGGGCGTACGGCGCGAACCAGGTGCGCAAGTACTTCCGGGTCTACCCGCCGCCCAAGCGCGAGAAGGCCTGA
- a CDS encoding S10 family peptidase translates to MDDDASTTTPAADASETTRPAEPKDELVTTAHTLKVGRKTLRYKAAAGRLVLREDVFKDDVYQGRRAKAEVGLTAYTLDEGADADTTTRPVTFAFNGGPGSSSVWLHLGLLGPRRVVAGDAGGLARPPYALADNPESLLAVSDLVLIDPVSTGWSRAAEGEKAKDFHGYAKDVESMAEVIRLWTTRNARWGSPKFLAGESYGTTRAVALAERLQSREGMYLNGLMLISSVLDFGTLDFEIPRNDRAHALYLPHYAATAHFHGKHGRRSLRSVLTEAETYAAGEYPRVLALGSRASATERAEAVATVARLAGLSEDYVDRADLRIEHWRYYGELLRDERRTVGRLDSRFTGAAASAIAESMDADPSMDAIVGPYATAWNHYARAELGLDSDAPYRVFGDVHPWSYKDFEGKPIYVVDKLERAMRQNPHLRVHVAYGYYDGATPYAAGQDALARTSLPPELLDNIEHRFYEAGHMMYVHEPSRLQQSKDLADFVARAT, encoded by the coding sequence GTGGACGACGACGCGAGCACCACGACCCCCGCCGCCGATGCGAGCGAGACCACACGGCCGGCCGAGCCGAAGGACGAGCTGGTCACGACGGCGCACACGCTGAAGGTCGGCCGAAAGACGTTGCGCTACAAGGCGGCTGCCGGTCGGCTGGTGCTGCGCGAGGACGTGTTCAAGGACGACGTCTACCAGGGCCGGCGGGCCAAGGCCGAGGTCGGGCTGACGGCGTACACGCTCGACGAGGGGGCCGACGCGGACACGACGACCCGGCCGGTGACGTTCGCGTTCAACGGCGGGCCGGGGTCCTCGAGCGTGTGGCTGCACCTGGGGCTGCTCGGGCCGCGCCGCGTCGTCGCCGGTGACGCGGGCGGGTTGGCGCGCCCGCCGTACGCCCTCGCGGACAACCCCGAGTCGCTCCTCGCGGTGAGCGACCTGGTGCTCATCGACCCGGTCTCGACCGGCTGGTCGCGCGCCGCGGAGGGCGAGAAGGCCAAGGACTTCCACGGCTACGCCAAGGACGTGGAGTCGATGGCCGAGGTGATCCGGCTGTGGACCACCCGCAACGCGCGGTGGGGGTCGCCGAAGTTCCTCGCGGGTGAGTCCTACGGCACGACGCGGGCCGTGGCGCTGGCCGAGCGGCTGCAGAGCCGGGAGGGGATGTACCTCAACGGGCTGATGCTCATCTCCTCGGTCCTGGACTTCGGGACCCTCGACTTCGAGATCCCGCGCAACGACCGGGCGCACGCGCTCTACCTGCCGCACTACGCCGCGACGGCGCACTTCCACGGCAAGCACGGGCGCCGGTCGCTGCGCTCGGTGCTGACCGAGGCCGAGACGTACGCGGCGGGCGAGTACCCGCGGGTGCTGGCGCTCGGCAGCCGCGCGTCGGCGACCGAGCGGGCCGAGGCGGTCGCGACGGTGGCGCGGCTGGCCGGTCTGAGCGAGGACTACGTCGACCGGGCCGACCTGCGCATCGAGCACTGGCGCTACTACGGCGAGCTGCTGCGCGACGAGCGGCGCACGGTCGGCCGGCTGGACTCGCGGTTCACCGGGGCGGCCGCGTCGGCGATCGCCGAGTCGATGGATGCCGACCCGTCGATGGACGCGATCGTCGGGCCGTACGCCACCGCCTGGAACCACTACGCCCGCGCCGAGCTCGGGCTCGACTCGGACGCGCCCTACCGCGTGTTCGGCGACGTGCACCCTTGGAGCTACAAGGATTTCGAGGGCAAGCCGATCTACGTGGTCGACAAGCTGGAGCGGGCGATGCGGCAGAACCCGCACCTGCGCGTGCACGTCGCGTACGGCTACTACGACGGCGCCACCCCGTACGCCGCCGGCCAGGACGCCCTCGCCCGCACCAGCCTCCCGCCCGAGCTGCTGGACAACATCGAGCACCGGTTCTACGAGGCCGGCCACATGATGTACGTCCACGAGCCCAGCCGCCTCCAGCAGAGCAAGGACCTCGCGGACTTCGTCGCCCGCGCCACGTGA
- a CDS encoding ABC transporter ATP-binding protein: MNSLNSIWQARQGLDTASAGAPAYSTTMGGAPAYSTTTGATAGAPLLSVRGVGHAYGETTVLHGVSCDIPQGRAVALMGPSGSGKTTLLHLMAGILAPQQGSIVLAGDQSDLARLGIEDRAALRRSRFGLVFQSGQLLGELTAVENAALPLIVDGVAYADALGRASELFAPLGLGGLDARRPGELSGGQQQRVAIARAMVTRPQLLLADEPTGALDRRTGEEVMTLLLQAQRSLGASLVLVTHDPEIAQRCDLVLHLRDGRIVSASEGVLR; encoded by the coding sequence ATGAACTCGTTGAACTCGATCTGGCAGGCCCGGCAGGGTCTCGATACGGCCTCCGCTGGCGCTCCGGCCTACTCGACCACCATGGGCGGCGCTCCGGCCTACTCGACCACCACGGGCGCCACCGCGGGCGCCCCGCTGCTGTCGGTGCGCGGGGTGGGGCACGCGTACGGAGAGACGACCGTGCTGCACGGCGTCAGCTGCGATATCCCGCAGGGGCGGGCCGTGGCGCTCATGGGGCCGTCCGGCTCGGGCAAGACCACCCTGCTGCACCTGATGGCCGGCATCCTCGCGCCGCAGCAGGGCAGCATCGTGCTCGCCGGCGACCAGTCCGACCTCGCCCGGCTGGGCATCGAGGATCGGGCGGCGCTGCGGCGCAGCCGGTTCGGCCTGGTGTTCCAGTCCGGGCAGCTGCTCGGTGAGCTCACCGCCGTCGAGAACGCGGCGCTGCCGCTGATCGTCGACGGGGTGGCCTACGCCGATGCGCTGGGCCGAGCGTCCGAGCTGTTCGCGCCGCTCGGCCTCGGCGGTCTCGACGCGCGCCGGCCGGGTGAGCTGTCCGGCGGCCAGCAGCAGCGCGTCGCCATCGCCCGCGCGATGGTCACCCGCCCGCAGCTGCTGCTCGCCGACGAGCCGACCGGCGCGCTCGACCGGCGCACCGGCGAGGAGGTCATGACCCTGCTGCTGCAGGCGCAGCGCTCGCTCGGCGCCTCGCTCGTGCTGGTGACCCACGACCCGGAGATCGCCCAGCGCTGCGACCTCGTGCTGCACCTGCGCGACGGCCGCATCGTCAGCGCCAGCGAGGGGGTCCTGCGATGA
- a CDS encoding ABC transporter permease: MSTSALLARRMLRGGGARDLRTHGLAVLATAVAVTVMLLTLGAVTGLADRDGRTAWLRPAATDDAVAVQTTSTTYVDGKPLTLVHLAALPGERGGDRALPAPPGMDAFPKPGEVAVSPALRDLLASRPADQRPVGPVTAELGTDGLIGPDQLVAVVGARPGDAALQGPAWSSANTPGDFAGPTEIHDFTGSPAAAESDERGYVQLALVASILLVIPVLTLTGAAARLGASRRTDRLARLRLAGASGRTVAGVAVVEAGAIAVTGALAGATAYALLLPLVSRIPVGGSAFTPGQLWVGVLGLLAVTALVAALGIASALVPVRRILRDPLSVAQQHAQSMPLLWRVLAAGAAALAFHQLTRNGDTSSVGVLIAFAAVFGVLAIVGPVVVTLLGRMVVRRAQRRADSARLIAGRRLLDDPRAGWRSVSGLVMASFVAGFLALFSVGGGGVVWGQERELEIAVTAEQAPGALAKARSALADADVEATPVRGDDSGALLFLDAGERAWSTVVVPLPADPAEENRARAAVARAFPGAPTASGGDVENRADQFARDFRAASVVVLLVSFLVAAASTGIVAAAAVLDRRENYRRLWQAGVPLPTLDRARVLESTSPMVVCASLAVFAGLFAAAPITLSGGSVSGTGALLLVLTVALGAAGVHLAIRASRGLLRSAAQS, encoded by the coding sequence ATGAGCACCAGTGCCCTCCTGGCCCGCCGCATGCTGCGCGGCGGCGGTGCGCGCGACCTGCGCACCCACGGCCTGGCCGTGCTCGCGACCGCCGTCGCGGTCACCGTCATGCTGCTCACCCTCGGCGCCGTCACCGGTCTGGCCGACCGGGACGGACGGACCGCCTGGCTGCGGCCCGCCGCCACCGACGACGCCGTCGCGGTGCAGACCACGAGCACGACGTACGTCGACGGCAAGCCGCTCACGCTCGTGCACCTGGCCGCGCTGCCGGGTGAGCGCGGCGGGGACCGCGCGCTGCCCGCGCCGCCCGGCATGGACGCCTTCCCGAAGCCCGGCGAGGTCGCCGTCTCCCCCGCGCTGCGCGACCTGCTGGCGTCACGCCCGGCCGACCAGCGACCGGTGGGTCCGGTCACCGCCGAGCTCGGCACCGACGGGCTGATCGGCCCCGACCAGCTGGTCGCGGTCGTGGGCGCCCGCCCCGGTGACGCGGCGCTGCAGGGCCCGGCCTGGAGCTCGGCCAACACCCCCGGCGACTTCGCCGGCCCGACCGAGATCCACGACTTCACCGGCAGCCCGGCCGCGGCCGAGAGCGACGAACGCGGCTACGTCCAGCTCGCGCTGGTGGCCTCGATCCTGCTGGTCATCCCGGTGCTCACGCTGACCGGCGCCGCGGCCCGGCTCGGCGCCTCCCGTCGCACCGACCGCCTCGCGCGGCTGCGCCTCGCCGGCGCCTCCGGGCGCACCGTCGCGGGCGTCGCGGTCGTCGAGGCCGGGGCGATCGCGGTGACGGGCGCGCTCGCGGGGGCGACGGCGTACGCCCTGCTCCTGCCGCTCGTCAGCCGCATCCCGGTCGGGGGCTCCGCGTTCACCCCCGGGCAGCTGTGGGTCGGCGTGCTCGGGCTGCTCGCGGTGACCGCGCTCGTCGCGGCCCTCGGCATCGCCAGCGCGCTGGTGCCGGTGCGGCGGATCCTGCGCGACCCGCTCAGCGTCGCCCAGCAGCACGCCCAGTCGATGCCGCTGCTGTGGCGCGTGCTCGCCGCCGGCGCCGCGGCCCTGGCCTTCCACCAGCTCACCCGCAACGGCGACACCTCGTCGGTCGGCGTGCTGATCGCGTTCGCCGCGGTGTTCGGCGTGCTCGCGATCGTCGGTCCGGTCGTGGTGACGCTGCTCGGCCGGATGGTCGTACGCCGGGCGCAGCGCCGCGCCGACAGCGCCCGGCTCATCGCCGGCCGCCGGCTGCTGGACGACCCCCGCGCCGGGTGGCGCAGCGTGTCCGGGCTGGTCATGGCCAGCTTCGTCGCGGGCTTCCTCGCGCTGTTCTCCGTCGGTGGCGGCGGGGTCGTGTGGGGTCAGGAGCGCGAGCTGGAGATCGCCGTGACCGCCGAGCAGGCTCCCGGCGCGCTCGCGAAGGCCCGGTCCGCCCTGGCCGACGCCGACGTCGAGGCCACCCCCGTGCGCGGCGACGACAGCGGCGCGCTGCTCTTCCTCGACGCGGGCGAGCGCGCGTGGAGCACCGTCGTGGTGCCGCTGCCCGCCGACCCCGCCGAGGAGAACCGCGCCCGCGCGGCCGTCGCCCGAGCCTTCCCCGGCGCGCCCACCGCGAGCGGCGGCGACGTGGAGAACCGCGCCGACCAGTTCGCCCGCGACTTCCGCGCCGCGAGCGTGGTGGTGCTGCTGGTGTCGTTCCTCGTCGCCGCGGCCTCGACCGGGATCGTCGCGGCGGCCGCCGTGCTCGACCGCCGGGAGAACTACCGCCGGCTCTGGCAGGCAGGCGTCCCGCTGCCGACGCTGGACCGCGCGCGGGTGCTCGAGAGCACCTCGCCGATGGTCGTGTGCGCCTCGCTCGCGGTCTTCGCCGGGCTGTTCGCCGCGGCACCGATCACCCTCTCCGGCGGGTCGGTCAGCGGCACCGGAGCCCTGCTGCTGGTACTCACCGTCGCGCTCGGCGCGGCTGGCGTGCACCTGGCGATCCGGGCCAGCCGCGGCCTGCTCCGCTCGGCCGCGCAGTCCTGA
- a CDS encoding sensor histidine kinase produces the protein MPWLALLILGPLLPAALLEAVSDPPPLLLAGSVAAATVLAWCALQVARGRREPAPAYGWAGVAALVLLSATATSRELWPITLGWAVVALAGALASRLRGNAELVALCALVATAVLTPLTMPDTGVLLALFLATAMATAVGVGLQVRSGREQAVTARRQAVAEERAGMARELHDLVAHEVTGIVVLAQAAAAATPDPTTADVLRRIERSGHDALAQIRAMVQTLRADEEAELRPTGGGAAGLRDLVAEFATSGRARVDARIDDLDLPAAHDAALQRVVSEGLTNVRRHAGEATVVEVSVTQRPGGVGLRIVNDGSGTRGIGPGSGYGLVGARERLERLGGRLDTRLEQDRWILEADLPLADPKDGAS, from the coding sequence ATGCCCTGGCTCGCCCTGCTGATCCTCGGGCCGCTGCTGCCCGCGGCGCTGCTGGAGGCCGTGAGCGACCCGCCGCCGCTGCTGCTGGCCGGATCCGTCGCTGCCGCAACGGTTCTCGCGTGGTGCGCCTTGCAGGTGGCGCGGGGCAGGCGGGAGCCGGCACCGGCGTACGGCTGGGCGGGCGTGGCCGCGCTGGTGCTGCTCAGCGCGACCGCGACGAGCCGCGAGCTGTGGCCCATCACGCTGGGCTGGGCGGTCGTCGCCCTCGCCGGTGCGCTCGCGTCGCGGCTGCGCGGCAACGCCGAGCTGGTGGCGCTGTGCGCGCTGGTCGCGACGGCGGTGCTGACGCCGCTGACGATGCCCGACACGGGGGTGCTGCTCGCGCTGTTCCTGGCCACGGCGATGGCGACCGCGGTGGGTGTCGGGCTGCAGGTGCGCTCGGGTCGGGAGCAGGCGGTGACCGCGCGGCGGCAGGCCGTCGCCGAGGAGCGCGCCGGCATGGCCCGCGAGCTGCACGACCTCGTCGCGCACGAGGTCACCGGCATCGTCGTGCTCGCGCAGGCCGCGGCGGCCGCGACGCCCGACCCGACCACGGCCGACGTGCTGCGCCGCATCGAGCGGTCGGGGCACGACGCGCTGGCCCAGATCCGCGCGATGGTGCAGACGCTGCGCGCCGACGAGGAGGCCGAGCTGCGCCCGACCGGCGGCGGAGCTGCCGGCCTGCGCGACCTGGTGGCGGAGTTCGCGACGTCGGGCCGGGCCCGGGTGGACGCCCGGATCGACGACCTCGACCTGCCCGCCGCGCACGACGCCGCGCTGCAGCGCGTCGTGTCGGAGGGGCTGACCAACGTGCGCCGGCACGCGGGTGAGGCCACCGTCGTGGAGGTGTCGGTGACGCAGCGCCCCGGCGGTGTCGGTCTGCGGATCGTCAACGACGGCAGCGGAACTCGCGGCATCGGACCCGGCAGCGGTTACGGCCTGGTCGGGGCGCGCGAGCGACTCGAACGCCTCGGGGGCCGCCTCGACACCCGCCTCGAGCAGGACCGGTGGATCCTGGAGGCAGACCTGCCCCTGGCCGACCCGAAGGACGGTGCGTCGTGA
- a CDS encoding response regulator, with amino-acid sequence MIRVVLADDQEMVRMGFAMILERADDIEVVAQCRDGVEALEAIRRERPDVALLDIRMPKLDGLAVNRQVAGQTRVVIVTTFDHDDYVDTALADGAVGFLLKDSGPDLLVSAIRAAASGDALISPELTVRLLQRTRAAGSSAPAVPGVADLSERELDVARLVARGRTNSEVAAELFISLGTVKTHLGSIQTKLGVRNRVEIAARMWESGQV; translated from the coding sequence GTGATCCGCGTGGTGCTCGCCGACGACCAGGAGATGGTGCGCATGGGGTTCGCGATGATCCTCGAGCGGGCCGACGACATCGAGGTCGTCGCGCAGTGCCGCGACGGGGTCGAGGCGCTGGAGGCGATCCGGCGCGAGCGGCCCGACGTGGCGCTGCTCGACATCCGCATGCCCAAGCTGGACGGCCTCGCGGTCAACCGGCAGGTCGCCGGCCAGACCCGGGTCGTCATCGTCACGACGTTCGACCACGACGACTACGTCGACACCGCCCTGGCCGACGGCGCGGTCGGCTTCCTGCTGAAGGACTCCGGACCCGACCTGCTGGTCTCGGCGATCCGCGCGGCGGCCAGCGGGGACGCGCTCATCAGCCCCGAGCTGACCGTGCGTCTGCTGCAGCGCACCCGCGCCGCCGGCTCGTCCGCGCCCGCCGTGCCCGGCGTCGCCGACCTGTCCGAGCGGGAGCTGGACGTCGCGCGCCTGGTGGCGCGCGGACGTACCAACTCCGAGGTGGCGGCCGAGCTGTTCATCTCGCTCGGCACGGTCAAGACCCACCTCGGCAGCATCCAGACCAAGCTGGGCGTGCGGAACCGGGTGGAGATCGCCGCCCGGATGTGGGAGTCGGGCCAGGTCTGA
- the sfnG gene encoding dimethylsulfone monooxygenase SfnG — MSVDPLKFAYWVPNVSGGLVVSTLPQRTNHSPAYNIDTARVAEQNGFEYALTQVRYLASYGADAQHESTSFSQLLLANTEKLKVIAAVHPGFWQPAVLAKLAATAQEWSNDRFALNVVSGWFKQEFTNLGEPWLDHEERYRRSEEFIEVLKGAWSTDDFTFRGDFYRTRDLTFRPQPSTPPEVFQGGNSTSARKMAGRLSDWYFMNGNTVEDVRDQVEEVSGYGQEHDRRPGFGLNGFAVVRDTEDEARQVVQDIIDNADEDKVKAFGEAVKQAGKASSDGKGMWAGSDFKDLVQYNDGFKTGLVGTPEQVARRIVEYKKVGVDLLLVGFLHVQEEVERFGKEVIPLVRELEGEADAERGAA, encoded by the coding sequence ATGTCTGTCGACCCTCTGAAGTTCGCCTACTGGGTGCCCAACGTGTCCGGTGGTCTCGTCGTGAGCACGCTGCCGCAGCGCACGAACCACTCACCGGCGTACAACATCGACACGGCGCGCGTGGCCGAGCAGAACGGCTTCGAGTACGCCCTGACGCAGGTGCGCTACCTCGCGTCCTACGGCGCCGACGCCCAGCACGAGTCGACCTCGTTCTCGCAGCTGCTGCTCGCCAACACCGAGAAGCTGAAGGTCATCGCGGCCGTCCACCCGGGCTTCTGGCAGCCGGCGGTGCTCGCCAAGCTCGCGGCGACCGCGCAGGAGTGGAGCAACGACCGGTTCGCGCTCAACGTCGTGTCGGGCTGGTTCAAGCAGGAGTTCACCAACCTCGGTGAGCCGTGGCTGGACCACGAGGAGCGCTACCGCCGCTCCGAGGAGTTCATCGAGGTGCTCAAGGGCGCCTGGAGCACCGACGACTTCACCTTCCGCGGCGACTTCTACCGCACCCGCGACCTCACCTTCCGCCCCCAGCCGAGCACGCCGCCGGAGGTCTTCCAGGGCGGCAACTCCACCAGCGCCCGCAAGATGGCCGGCCGCCTGTCGGACTGGTACTTCATGAACGGCAACACCGTCGAGGACGTGCGCGACCAGGTCGAGGAGGTCTCCGGCTACGGCCAGGAGCACGACCGCCGGCCGGGCTTCGGGCTCAACGGGTTCGCCGTCGTGCGCGACACCGAGGACGAGGCCCGCCAGGTGGTGCAGGACATCATCGACAACGCCGACGAGGACAAGGTCAAGGCGTTCGGCGAGGCCGTGAAGCAGGCCGGCAAGGCCAGCTCGGACGGCAAGGGCATGTGGGCCGGCTCCGACTTCAAGGACCTGGTGCAGTACAACGACGGCTTCAAGACCGGCCTCGTCGGCACGCCCGAGCAGGTCGCCCGCCGCATCGTCGAGTACAAGAAGGTCGGCGTCGACCTGCTGCTCGTCGGCTTCCTGCACGTGCAGGAGGAGGTCGAGCGCTTCGGCAAGGAGGTCATCCCGCTGGTGCGCGAGCTCGAGGGCGAGGCCGACGCCGAGCGCGGCGCCGCCTGA
- a CDS encoding flavin reductase family protein: MSQPLTVLPRRDAPIDLRPAFRQAASSAWVITSSHAGQPVGFTAISVVSVSVDPPLVSFNLNLTSSSRSTIEQSGRVALHLLADGQADLARRFSADRSQRFAYDGTWRWHADELPALTDPVLRLSAAVVGVLEAGDSLVVTAEVTDLERAEGVRPLVHHDAVYRALD; encoded by the coding sequence ATGTCACAACCCCTCACCGTGCTGCCCCGACGAGACGCCCCGATCGACCTGCGCCCGGCCTTCCGGCAGGCGGCCAGCAGCGCCTGGGTCATCACCAGCTCGCACGCTGGTCAGCCGGTCGGCTTCACCGCGATCTCCGTGGTGTCGGTGTCGGTGGACCCGCCGCTGGTGTCGTTCAACCTCAACCTCACCAGCTCGAGCCGGTCGACGATCGAGCAGTCCGGCCGGGTGGCCCTGCACCTGCTCGCCGACGGGCAGGCTGACCTCGCCCGCCGCTTCTCCGCCGACCGCAGCCAGCGGTTCGCCTACGACGGCACCTGGCGCTGGCACGCCGACGAGCTGCCCGCGCTCACCGACCCGGTGCTGCGCCTGTCGGCCGCCGTGGTCGGCGTGCTGGAGGCCGGCGACAGCCTCGTCGTGACGGCGGAGGTCACCGACCTCGAGCGCGCCGAGGGCGTGCGTCCGCTGGTGCACCACGACGCGGTCTACCGCGCGCTCGACTGA